A window of Gammaproteobacteria bacterium contains these coding sequences:
- a CDS encoding sigma-54 dependent transcriptional regulator, whose amino-acid sequence MNRPHILVVDDEPDIRNLLKEFLADEGYEVSLAANVAEARIARRDQALDLILLDIWMPDGDGISLLKEWAGAGGLDPPVIMISGHGSVETAVEATRLGAYDFIEKPLSYAKLKVTMQRALETASLRRENIALRRQTVVSEPLGDSRAIAQLKTSLQRLAQHKTTVFMTGESGSGKEVFARYLHAHSPRAEAPFVAFNIAAVAAEALEEELFGGEHDGQIFAGAFERANGGTLFLKDVADLKPPLQARLLDVLEKQSLLRANGREPVKLDVRLVAASRRDLKEAVAQGRFRDDLYYHLNVVPAAVPPLREHSEDVPPLLLHYLEAAVAQEGLSPRRFSASAMQRLRNYEWPGNVRELRNLVQRLLILGHGEIIETREVDRALGLQTTATPEATATNYDIPYRQAREEFERAYLEYQLQLEQGNVSRVAEKIGLERTHLHRKLKTLGIDPKASKASHQDDRVT is encoded by the coding sequence ATGAACCGCCCGCATATTCTGGTGGTGGATGATGAGCCGGATATCCGCAACCTGCTCAAGGAGTTCCTCGCCGATGAAGGCTATGAGGTCAGTCTCGCCGCCAATGTCGCCGAAGCCAGGATCGCGCGGCGTGATCAGGCACTCGACCTGATCCTGCTCGATATCTGGATGCCGGATGGCGATGGCATCTCGCTGCTCAAAGAGTGGGCCGGCGCGGGCGGCCTCGATCCGCCGGTTATCATGATCTCCGGCCACGGCTCCGTGGAAACGGCCGTCGAAGCGACACGGCTTGGCGCCTACGACTTTATCGAAAAACCGCTGTCCTACGCCAAACTCAAGGTCACGATGCAACGGGCGCTGGAAACGGCGTCGCTGCGGCGCGAAAACATCGCCCTGCGCCGGCAAACCGTCGTCAGCGAACCGCTGGGCGACAGCCGCGCGATCGCGCAACTCAAAACCAGCCTGCAACGGCTGGCGCAACACAAGACCACCGTTTTCATGACCGGCGAGTCAGGCAGCGGCAAGGAGGTATTCGCGCGTTACCTGCACGCGCACAGCCCGCGCGCGGAGGCGCCGTTCGTGGCCTTCAACATCGCCGCCGTGGCCGCGGAGGCGCTGGAGGAGGAGCTGTTCGGCGGCGAACACGACGGACAGATTTTTGCCGGCGCCTTCGAGCGCGCGAATGGCGGGACGTTGTTCCTGAAGGACGTGGCTGATCTCAAACCCCCATTGCAGGCGCGCCTTCTGGACGTGCTGGAAAAACAGTCGTTGCTGCGCGCCAACGGCCGCGAACCGGTGAAACTCGACGTGCGGCTTGTGGCCGCCAGTCGCCGCGATCTCAAGGAGGCGGTGGCGCAGGGCCGTTTCCGCGATGATCTCTATTATCATCTCAACGTGGTGCCCGCCGCCGTGCCGCCGCTGCGTGAGCACAGCGAAGATGTGCCGCCGCTGCTGTTACATTACCTGGAGGCGGCGGTGGCACAGGAGGGTCTTTCCCCCCGCCGATTCTCCGCCAGCGCCATGCAGCGGCTGCGAAATTACGAATGGCCCGGCAACGTGCGTGAACTGCGCAACCTCGTGCAGCGGCTGCTCATCCTGGGACACGGCGAGATCATCGAGACGCGCGAGGTCGATCGGGCGCTGGGCCTGCAAACCACGGCGACGCCCGAGGCCACGGCCACAAACTACGACATCCCCTACCGGCAGGCGCGCGAGGAATTCGAACGCGCCTACCTGGAATACCAGTTGCAACTGGAACAGGGCAACGTCAGCCGCGTGGCCGAAAAAATCGGCCTCGAACGTACCCACCTGCACCGCAAGTTGAAGACGCTGGGCATCGACCCCAAGGCCAGCAAGGCTTCTCATCAAGACGATCGCGTGACCTGA
- a CDS encoding dihydroorotate dehydrogenase: MALTADDQKMLALDFCGLRFSTPLVLLSGCVGFGEEYTRIVGFSNRDAGAVCLKGTTLKPRLGNAPHRIAETPDGMLNSIGLQNPGARYVVEKILPQLDFSETRFIANVSGSTVEEYEEVTRIFDDSPIDAVEINISCPNVKEGGVQFGNDPAMSARVVEACRRATKKPIITKLSPNQTDIAANATRCIEAGTDAFAVINTLMGMAIDIEKRKPVIGNNQGGLSGPAIKPIALLKVHQVYQVSKPHKIPIIGQGGIVTAHDAVEFLIAGAAGIGVGTALFYDPLACPKINAGIIDYLKRHKLKNVQDLIGTLQLHGHETAICTG; encoded by the coding sequence ATGGCGTTGACGGCTGACGATCAGAAAATGCTCGCGCTCGATTTCTGCGGGCTCAGGTTTTCCACTCCGCTGGTGCTGCTTTCCGGATGCGTGGGTTTCGGCGAGGAGTATACGCGCATCGTCGGTTTTTCCAATCGCGACGCCGGCGCGGTGTGCCTCAAGGGCACCACGCTCAAGCCACGGCTCGGCAATGCCCCCCATCGCATCGCCGAGACGCCCGATGGCATGCTGAACAGCATCGGCCTGCAGAATCCCGGCGCGCGCTACGTCGTCGAAAAGATCCTGCCGCAGCTCGACTTCAGCGAGACGCGCTTCATCGCCAATGTCTCCGGATCGACCGTGGAGGAATACGAGGAAGTCACGCGCATTTTCGATGATTCGCCCATCGACGCCGTCGAGATCAACATCTCCTGCCCGAACGTGAAAGAGGGCGGCGTGCAGTTTGGTAATGACCCGGCGATGTCCGCGCGGGTGGTGGAGGCCTGTCGCCGCGCGACGAAGAAACCCATCATCACCAAACTGTCACCCAATCAGACCGATATCGCCGCCAACGCGACGCGCTGCATTGAGGCGGGCACCGACGCCTTCGCCGTCATCAATACGCTCATGGGCATGGCCATCGACATCGAAAAGCGCAAACCCGTCATCGGCAACAATCAGGGTGGGCTTTCCGGACCCGCCATCAAGCCCATCGCCTTGTTGAAAGTGCATCAGGTGTACCAAGTCAGCAAGCCGCACAAGATCCCGATCATCGGGCAGGGCGGCATTGTCACTGCGCATGATGCGGTCGAATTTCTGATTGCCGGCGCGGCTGGCATCGGCGTGGGCACTGCACTGTTTTACGATCCGCTGGCCTGCCCCAAGATCAATGCCGGCATCATTGATTATCTCAAGCGCCACAAATTAAAGAACGTGCAAGATCTTATCGGCACCCTGCAACTGCATGGCCACGAAACCGCCATCTGCACCGGCTGA
- the trmL gene encoding tRNA (uridine(34)/cytosine(34)/5-carboxymethylaminomethyluridine(34)-2'-O)-methyltransferase TrmL gives MFHVVLYQPEIPPNTGNIIRLCANTGAQLHLIHPLGFRMDDRELKRAGLDYHEYARCSEHESLEAFLAATTPRRLFGFSTHAARPFTDVRYAAGDALLFGPETRGLPPELRARLGTESLLRIPMRARVRSLNLSNAAAIAVYEAWRQCGYAGQNEPADYSDVGPRASSV, from the coding sequence ATGTTTCACGTTGTCCTGTATCAACCGGAGATTCCCCCGAACACGGGCAATATTATACGCCTGTGCGCCAACACCGGGGCGCAGCTGCATCTAATCCATCCGCTCGGATTCCGCATGGATGACCGCGAACTCAAGCGCGCCGGCCTGGACTACCACGAATACGCGCGCTGTAGCGAGCATGAATCGCTGGAGGCTTTTCTTGCCGCAACTACGCCGCGGCGTTTGTTTGGGTTTTCCACGCACGCTGCCCGCCCGTTCACGGATGTGCGGTATGCCGCCGGGGATGCGCTCCTGTTCGGGCCGGAGACCCGCGGCCTGCCGCCGGAGTTGCGCGCACGACTGGGCACCGAATCGCTGCTGCGCATCCCGATGCGCGCCAGAGTGCGCAGTCTCAATCTATCCAATGCGGCGGCGATCGCAGTCTATGAAGCCTGGCGGCAGTGTGGCTACGCCGGCCAGAACGAACCGGCGGATTATTCAGATGTTGGACCGCGGGCGAGCAGCGTCTGA
- a CDS encoding NAD(P)H-dependent glycerol-3-phosphate dehydrogenase, which produces MNHRPILVAGAGSWGTALAILIARNGHPVLLWGHDAAHIARLSRERCNARHLPGFAFPPPLTPVEELEEALTQARDVIAAVPVAGLRGVLEQIAIHAPADVRISWACKGFERDTLCLPHQIVEQMFSRDCPQAVISGPSFAREVAADVPTAIVVGSRDAGFAGDLVARLHGGRFRTYRSEDVTGIEIGGAVKNVFAIAAGISDGLGFGANSRAALITRGLAEMMRLGEAMGAHRETFMGLAGLGDLVLTCTQDQSRNRRLGLALAAGKDLATALKEINQTVEGVHTADAVEKLAKKHGVEIPIAVEVARILRGETTPQAAVQTLLARGPTSE; this is translated from the coding sequence GTGAATCACCGGCCGATACTGGTTGCGGGCGCCGGTTCCTGGGGCACGGCGCTGGCCATTCTCATTGCCCGCAATGGCCATCCGGTGCTGTTGTGGGGGCATGACGCGGCGCATATCGCGCGCCTCAGCCGCGAACGCTGCAATGCACGTCACCTTCCTGGTTTTGCCTTTCCACCACCGCTGACGCCAGTGGAGGAACTGGAAGAGGCGTTGACGCAGGCGCGCGACGTGATCGCCGCCGTACCGGTGGCGGGTTTGCGCGGTGTGCTGGAACAAATCGCCATACATGCGCCGGCCGATGTCCGCATCAGCTGGGCCTGCAAAGGCTTCGAGCGTGACACGCTGTGTCTGCCGCATCAGATCGTTGAGCAGATGTTCAGCCGCGATTGCCCGCAGGCCGTCATCTCCGGACCCAGCTTTGCCAGGGAGGTTGCGGCCGATGTACCGACGGCGATAGTTGTCGGCAGCCGTGATGCCGGCTTCGCCGGTGATCTGGTGGCGCGGCTGCATGGTGGCCGGTTCCGCACCTACCGCAGTGAGGATGTCACGGGGATTGAGATCGGCGGCGCGGTCAAAAATGTGTTCGCCATCGCCGCCGGCATCAGCGACGGCCTGGGGTTTGGCGCCAACAGCCGCGCCGCGCTCATCACGCGGGGATTGGCCGAGATGATGCGCCTGGGCGAGGCGATGGGCGCGCACCGCGAAACCTTCATGGGCCTGGCGGGTCTGGGCGATCTGGTGCTGACCTGCACCCAGGATCAGTCCCGCAACAGGCGCCTCGGACTGGCGCTGGCGGCAGGCAAGGATCTCGCCACGGCACTGAAGGAGATCAATCAGACCGTGGAGGGAGTACACACCGCCGACGCGGTCGAGAAACTGGCGAAGAAACACGGTGTGGAGATACCCATTGCGGTGGAGGTGGCGCGCATCCTGCGCGGTGAGACCACGCCGCAAGCCGCGGTTCAGACGCTGCTCGCCCGCGGTCCAACATCTGAATAA
- the secB gene encoding protein-export chaperone SecB, whose protein sequence is MAEEKNTPANAAADDKSDGKMRTGHLSIQKVYVKDLSYEAPNTPHIFMEEWRPTVDLQLTNNTTSLGGDIHEVVLTVTVTVRFEDKVAYLIEVKQAGIFNLAGFPEQHLAPVLATVCPNILFPFAREVVSDVATKAGFPQLLLAPVNFEALYAQEVMRKRGAVAEGEAGPAAMGH, encoded by the coding sequence ATGGCAGAGGAAAAAAATACGCCGGCGAATGCCGCAGCGGACGACAAGTCCGATGGGAAGATGCGTACGGGTCATCTGAGCATCCAGAAGGTTTATGTGAAGGACTTGTCCTACGAGGCGCCCAACACCCCCCATATATTCATGGAGGAGTGGCGTCCGACGGTGGACTTGCAACTCACCAACAATACGACGTCGCTTGGTGGCGACATCCACGAAGTGGTGCTGACCGTGACGGTGACGGTGCGTTTCGAAGACAAGGTGGCCTATCTAATCGAGGTCAAACAGGCCGGTATTTTCAATCTCGCCGGTTTTCCGGAGCAGCATCTGGCGCCGGTACTGGCCACCGTCTGCCCGAATATCCTGTTTCCGTTCGCGCGCGAAGTCGTCTCCGACGTCGCCACCAAGGCTGGTTTCCCGCAACTGCTGCTGGCGCCGGTCAACTTTGAAGCCCTGTATGCGCAGGAGGTCATGCGTAAGCGCGGTGCCGTGGCTGAAGGCGAGGCTGGCCCGGCGGCCATGGGGCATTGA
- a CDS encoding rhodanese-like domain-containing protein: MSQLQEFILHHWVLFIILGVILALLAYNLAGEFNRGGGLLAPAQAVRLINRDGALVLDVREQPEFERGHIVNARHAPAATLDAQVPALASYRERPVLLYCAAGSVSTRACKTLQQAGFSRVHVLKGGLNSWRQENLPVVV; encoded by the coding sequence ATGTCGCAGCTACAGGAATTCATTCTCCATCATTGGGTATTGTTCATTATTCTCGGCGTCATTCTGGCGTTGCTGGCCTATAATCTCGCCGGCGAATTCAACCGCGGTGGCGGGCTGCTGGCGCCGGCGCAGGCGGTGCGTCTCATCAATCGCGATGGCGCGCTGGTACTGGACGTGCGCGAACAACCGGAATTCGAGCGCGGCCATATCGTCAATGCCCGTCATGCGCCGGCGGCCACGCTGGACGCGCAGGTTCCGGCGCTGGCCTCTTACCGTGAACGGCCGGTGCTGCTATATTGCGCCGCCGGCAGCGTTTCCACCCGGGCCTGCAAGACATTGCAGCAGGCGGGCTTCTCCAGGGTGCATGTATTAAAGGGTGGACTCAACTCCTGGCGGCAGGAAAATCTTCCAGTGGTGGTTTGA
- the gpmI gene encoding 2,3-bisphosphoglycerate-independent phosphoglycerate mutase, with translation MPRQCQPVLLIVLDGWGYSENTQYNAIHSAQKPVWDRLWATSPHMLISASGLDVGLPEHQMGNSEVGHMHLGAGRTMDQEFTRITSAIREGEFQHNPVLTRTFDAAAQEERAVHILGLLSPGGVHSHEDHILALMELAAVRGVRRIYIHAFLDGRDTPPKSAGLSLQKVMIKFNELGRCGRVASLIGRYYSMDRNQRWARTQAAYDLIADGRGLHVSSDPLIALDTAYARGETDEFVQATTIVPRDGRPVRVEDGDFVVFANFRADRARQLSEAFLEKRFPFFARARTPHLGAFITMTRYSDDYDVPAAFPPQHIDNTFGEYIARLGLKQLRIAETEKYAHVTYFFNGGEERVFPGEDRILVPSPHVRTYDQQPAMSAVEVTDRLVEAIRGKKYAAIVCNYANADMVGHTGNFEAAVKAIETLDQCLGRVETAAREAGMEVLITADHGNAEKMREVSTKHVIGQTHTAHTSNKVPLVYLGRSVTMAHNGTLADVAPTLLTIMGLPIPKEMTGKPLVDLPVTEVMSPATSTGRRAAF, from the coding sequence ATGCCGCGGCAGTGTCAACCGGTGCTCCTGATCGTCCTCGACGGCTGGGGTTACTCCGAGAACACGCAGTACAACGCCATCCATAGCGCCCAGAAGCCGGTGTGGGATCGCCTGTGGGCGACATCCCCGCACATGCTGATCAGCGCCTCCGGCCTCGATGTCGGGCTGCCGGAACATCAAATGGGCAATTCCGAGGTCGGCCACATGCACCTGGGCGCGGGGCGCACGATGGACCAGGAATTCACCCGCATCACCAGCGCCATCCGTGAGGGGGAATTCCAACACAACCCGGTGCTCACCCGCACCTTCGACGCCGCAGCGCAGGAGGAGCGCGCCGTGCACATCCTCGGTCTGCTGTCGCCCGGCGGCGTGCACAGCCATGAGGACCACATCCTGGCGTTGATGGAACTGGCCGCCGTGCGGGGCGTCAGGCGCATTTACATCCATGCCTTCCTCGACGGCCGCGACACCCCGCCGAAGAGCGCGGGTCTCTCGCTGCAAAAGGTCATGATCAAGTTCAATGAACTGGGGCGATGCGGCCGCGTCGCCAGCCTCATCGGCCGCTACTACTCCATGGACAGAAACCAGCGCTGGGCGCGGACTCAGGCCGCCTACGACCTGATCGCCGACGGCCGCGGTTTGCACGTCTCCAGCGATCCACTGATCGCGCTGGACACGGCCTATGCCCGTGGCGAAACCGACGAGTTCGTGCAGGCCACGACCATAGTCCCCCGCGACGGGCGGCCGGTGCGGGTCGAGGATGGCGACTTCGTGGTATTTGCCAATTTCCGCGCCGATCGCGCCCGTCAGTTGAGCGAAGCCTTTCTGGAAAAACGGTTCCCCTTTTTCGCCCGCGCGCGCACGCCCCACCTGGGCGCATTCATCACCATGACGCGTTACAGCGATGATTATGATGTGCCGGCGGCGTTTCCACCGCAGCACATCGACAACACGTTCGGCGAATACATCGCCCGACTCGGCCTCAAGCAGTTGCGCATCGCCGAGACCGAGAAATACGCACACGTGACCTACTTTTTCAACGGCGGCGAGGAACGCGTCTTTCCGGGCGAGGATCGCATCCTCGTGCCCTCCCCACACGTGCGGACCTACGATCAGCAGCCGGCCATGAGCGCAGTGGAAGTCACCGACAGGCTGGTGGAGGCCATCCGCGGTAAAAAGTATGCCGCCATCGTCTGTAATTACGCCAACGCCGACATGGTCGGTCACACCGGCAATTTCGAGGCGGCGGTCAAGGCCATCGAAACGCTGGATCAATGCCTGGGTCGCGTCGAAACGGCGGCCCGCGAGGCCGGCATGGAAGTCCTTATCACCGCCGATCACGGCAATGCGGAAAAGATGCGCGAGGTCTCCACCAAACACGTCATTGGCCAGACGCACACCGCGCATACCAGCAACAAGGTGCCGCTGGTGTACCTGGGCCGCTCCGTGACAATGGCCCACAACGGCACGCTGGCCGACGTGGCCCCCACGTTGCTCACCATCATGGGCCTGCCCATCCCCAAGGAGATGACTGGCAAACCACTGGTTGATCTGCCGGTGACCGAGGTGATGTCACCGGCCACCAGCACGGGCCGCCGCGCGGCGTTTTAA
- a CDS encoding pilus assembly protein PilF: MSKNFSPALAMLAALLLTVAAYWPGLRGEFEFDDYPNIVRVDALHVSQASVAAFKNAALAGNSGPLLRPLAYLSFALNHYYFGLNPFYFKLVNLLIHLINGILLFLLGRILLAEMAFAPAMCEPLAAAAAAIWLLHPLNLTSVLYIVQRMTSLASLFMLAGLLCYAVGRRRMLAVGRGQGLIIGALCGFGLLALASKETAVLLPVYMLVVEVTVFRWRVAVPTDRKFLYGFFTATVALPVLLAVPYLLSGPEWFAEGYQSRDFTLIERLMTETRVLWFYLSLILYPDITRMGLYHDDITISRGLLSPPTTLAAILGIIVLIVIAARSSRRTPLLALAVFWFLAGHVLESTILPLEIAHEHRNYLPAYGPLLATTWALTLLARAATHAWWRFAPAALFFVLILNNTFARAWDFGEYAGHTVEEAINHPQSARSLHALGWLYFRIYLKTHDTDTLTLARNTLKRAAELDQIDILPYRTLVMMSYEAGVEPDPTWFSVIKHRLNIDVPSHSNLAYLTDLVFCQRAYCKIPSDDMAGIFDNFSQNPRNGRRMTAEIYNLRAVWEGDRGRQFEAGEYLKKAIALNQDDAMFHVGLANWYAQMGNKESAYSELAIATKLDPLGRYQRAVVVNQVLQR, encoded by the coding sequence ATGAGCAAGAACTTTTCCCCGGCGCTCGCAATGCTGGCGGCGCTGCTGCTGACCGTTGCGGCGTATTGGCCCGGCTTGCGCGGTGAATTCGAATTCGACGACTACCCCAATATCGTCAGAGTCGACGCCCTGCACGTCTCGCAGGCAAGTGTCGCGGCCTTCAAAAACGCCGCACTGGCGGGTAATTCCGGACCGTTATTGCGGCCGCTGGCCTATTTGAGCTTTGCCCTGAATCATTATTACTTTGGTCTGAATCCATTTTACTTCAAGCTCGTCAATCTCCTCATCCATCTGATCAATGGCATACTGCTATTTCTGCTGGGACGCATCCTGCTGGCGGAAATGGCTTTCGCGCCGGCAATGTGTGAACCGCTTGCGGCGGCTGCGGCCGCGATCTGGCTGCTTCACCCACTCAATCTCACCAGCGTGTTGTACATCGTACAGCGCATGACGAGCCTGGCCAGTCTGTTCATGCTGGCGGGGTTGCTGTGCTATGCCGTGGGCAGACGCAGGATGCTGGCGGTGGGGCGTGGACAAGGGCTTATTATCGGGGCGTTGTGCGGGTTCGGTTTGTTGGCGTTGGCGAGCAAGGAAACCGCCGTATTGCTGCCGGTGTATATGCTGGTCGTTGAAGTAACGGTGTTTCGCTGGCGAGTGGCGGTGCCGACGGATCGGAAATTCCTGTATGGATTTTTTACAGCCACCGTGGCGCTTCCAGTATTGTTGGCCGTGCCGTATCTGCTCTCCGGACCGGAATGGTTCGCCGAGGGTTATCAAAGTCGCGACTTCACGTTGATTGAACGCCTGATGACAGAGACGCGAGTGCTCTGGTTCTACCTTTCCCTCATTCTCTACCCGGATATCACCCGTATGGGGCTGTACCATGATGACATCACAATCTCGCGTGGTCTGCTGTCGCCGCCCACCACCCTGGCCGCCATCTTGGGCATCATCGTGCTGATTGTAATCGCAGCGCGATCATCGCGACGGACACCGCTGCTGGCCCTGGCCGTGTTCTGGTTTCTGGCCGGCCATGTGCTGGAATCGACCATATTGCCACTCGAGATTGCACATGAACACCGCAACTATCTACCCGCCTATGGCCCCCTGCTGGCCACAACATGGGCATTGACATTGTTGGCGCGCGCCGCGACACACGCGTGGTGGCGCTTTGCGCCGGCTGCCCTGTTCTTTGTTCTGATACTCAACAACACCTTCGCACGCGCATGGGATTTCGGGGAGTACGCAGGGCACACCGTCGAGGAAGCGATCAATCATCCGCAGTCGGCCCGCTCGTTGCATGCCCTGGGCTGGTTGTACTTCCGCATCTACCTGAAGACGCATGATACGGACACCCTGACGCTGGCGCGGAATACGCTGAAGCGCGCAGCCGAACTCGATCAAATTGACATCCTGCCTTATCGCACTTTGGTGATGATGAGCTACGAAGCCGGAGTGGAGCCGGACCCGACATGGTTTTCCGTCATTAAGCATCGGCTTAATATCGACGTGCCGAGCCATTCCAATCTGGCCTACTTAACGGATTTGGTGTTTTGCCAGCGTGCCTACTGCAAAATCCCCTCCGATGACATGGCGGGTATTTTCGACAATTTCTCGCAAAATCCCAGAAATGGCAGGCGCATGACCGCAGAGATATACAATCTGCGCGCTGTCTGGGAGGGTGATCGTGGTCGGCAATTCGAGGCTGGTGAATACCTAAAAAAAGCCATTGCGTTGAATCAGGACGACGCAATGTTTCACGTCGGTCTCGCTAACTGGTACGCCCAGATGGGCAATAAAGAGTCGGCATACTCCGAACTCGCCATTGCGACCAAACTCGATCCGCTGGGCAGATATCAAAGAGCCGTCGTAGTTAATCAGGTATTGCAGCGATGA
- a CDS encoding pilus assembly protein MshP, with protein sequence MNKNLDSAGREPSIWKSPKVFNRGRYELGFSLVGTVFIITVLAALAAFLVTISGTEQAAATYSLQGARAYAAALSGIEWAARQALPPGGGGSCAASTTITSASGAPNNFTITVTCTSTSVTEGANTYNVYNLTSTATTGSTASADLISRTIQASITNG encoded by the coding sequence ATGAATAAAAACTTGGATTCCGCGGGCAGGGAACCGTCGATCTGGAAATCCCCCAAGGTATTTAACCGCGGCCGATACGAACTTGGGTTCTCGCTGGTCGGCACGGTATTCATCATCACCGTGCTGGCGGCGCTGGCCGCGTTTCTGGTGACTATTTCCGGGACCGAACAGGCGGCGGCAACGTATTCATTGCAGGGCGCGCGAGCGTACGCAGCAGCGCTAAGCGGCATCGAGTGGGCTGCGCGCCAGGCGTTACCGCCCGGCGGGGGGGGCAGCTGCGCTGCAAGCACCACCATCACATCGGCATCTGGAGCACCGAATAACTTCACCATTACCGTGACCTGTACTTCGACCTCGGTGACAGAGGGCGCGAATACCTACAACGTGTACAACCTGACCTCCACGGCCACCACTGGATCGACAGCCAGTGCCGACCTTATCAGCCGTACCATACAAGCGAGCATCACGAACGGTTAA
- a CDS encoding type II secretion system protein has protein sequence MHRMRNAGFTLIEMVTVIVISGILAAVAWRNISQPITGFEDTTRRAQLVDVAESALHRMTSEIRLAAPNSIRLTSDGTTFSSSCTASAGTLCAIEILRTVSGGRYRVQADATNNDVCAGGDGDTLNFNAAADCFEVLGPPPSFGLITAGGGGATQANCLSNASTANCLVIYNTGQSGASAYAGDNIAVITQVATVGLLKSISFNIAAGRTKFPTGSPSQRFDVVDTPVSYVCDVSTNQINRYDAYPIAATHAVPPGGVARLLANQVTACKFDYTAGTATRAGLLTIRITVTDPSATSGGNMQVTLLDQAHVLNIP, from the coding sequence ATGCATCGTATGCGTAACGCTGGATTCACGCTGATCGAGATGGTAACGGTCATCGTCATCAGCGGCATACTTGCGGCGGTGGCGTGGCGCAATATCTCGCAGCCCATTACGGGCTTCGAGGACACCACCCGGCGCGCCCAGCTGGTCGACGTCGCCGAGAGCGCGCTGCACCGCATGACCAGCGAAATCCGGCTGGCGGCGCCCAACAGTATTCGTCTCACGTCAGACGGCACCACATTTTCCTCTTCCTGCACGGCGAGCGCCGGCACACTGTGCGCGATCGAGATCCTGCGTACCGTCAGCGGCGGCCGTTATCGCGTCCAGGCCGATGCCACCAACAACGACGTCTGTGCGGGTGGTGATGGAGATACCCTCAATTTCAATGCCGCCGCCGATTGCTTTGAGGTATTGGGGCCGCCGCCGAGTTTCGGTCTTATCACAGCCGGTGGCGGCGGCGCCACCCAGGCGAATTGTCTATCGAATGCGTCCACCGCCAACTGTCTGGTCATCTATAACACGGGTCAAAGCGGCGCCAGTGCCTACGCCGGTGACAACATCGCCGTGATTACGCAGGTCGCAACGGTCGGTTTGCTGAAATCGATATCCTTCAACATAGCGGCCGGGAGGACCAAGTTTCCCACGGGCTCGCCCAGCCAGCGTTTTGACGTTGTCGATACGCCGGTCAGTTACGTTTGCGATGTTTCCACGAATCAAATCAATCGGTACGACGCCTATCCCATTGCGGCCACCCATGCCGTGCCACCGGGAGGTGTCGCCAGGCTGCTGGCGAACCAGGTGACCGCGTGCAAATTCGATTATACGGCGGGCACGGCGACGCGGGCCGGACTGTTGACTATTCGTATTACGGTCACGGATCCCAGCGCCACAAGTGGGGGTAATATGCAGGTGACACTCCTCGATCAAGCACATGTTCTCAACATACCATGA
- a CDS encoding type II secretion system protein — protein sequence MRESQRGLTLIELVSSILILIIAVGGVMLAVNTTVSRSADPMIEEQAAAIAQSYLEEVLLKPFCDPDVTSNCPTACTASACSSASCSAAEGSRALYDDVCDYNGLNDNGARDQNGTAIIGLGNYTINVTVASAGVTFNGLNSNNGQVVRVDVKVTHPALTGARTVTGYKTNY from the coding sequence ATGCGCGAATCGCAACGGGGCTTGACCCTCATCGAACTGGTCAGTTCGATCCTGATCCTGATCATCGCCGTGGGCGGGGTGATGCTGGCGGTAAACACCACCGTCAGCAGGAGCGCCGATCCGATGATCGAAGAACAGGCCGCCGCCATCGCCCAGTCCTATCTTGAGGAGGTTCTACTCAAACCTTTTTGTGATCCCGATGTGACCAGCAATTGCCCCACGGCGTGCACTGCCAGCGCCTGCAGCAGTGCAAGTTGCTCGGCCGCCGAGGGTTCCCGGGCGCTCTACGACGATGTGTGTGACTACAATGGCCTGAACGACAACGGCGCGCGCGATCAAAACGGCACTGCCATCATCGGATTGGGAAACTATACGATCAACGTCACCGTGGCGAGTGCGGGGGTGACCTTCAACGGATTGAATTCCAACAACGGGCAGGTGGTGCGCGTGGACGTCAAGGTCACTCATCCGGCGCTCACCGGCGCCCGCACCGTCACCGGTTATAAGACCAACTACTGA